A genomic region of bacterium contains the following coding sequences:
- a CDS encoding electron transfer flavoprotein subunit alpha/FixB family protein has product MGTIWVYAEASGGKVASISLELLTRARQLADTVEAVVGGDGEPVAAELGAHGATTVHATGDLGDGLAGPAVASAIASAIEAGSAPDAVLFGTTYDGRDVAGRLSVKLNAPVITNVVELEQADGALVGTEPVFGGTVNVSTRFNGSGVGLFLVRPKSFAAEESGGGPAAVSALSVPELGATGAARVVDRFAEESTGPKLDEAGVVVSGGRGLGEAEKYSMIEDLANLLGGAAGASRAIVDAGWVPYSHQVGQTGKVVKPDVYVACGISGATQHMVGMKGSKNIIAINKDAEAPIFGIADLGVVGDVHKVLPKLIEALQARG; this is encoded by the coding sequence ATGGGAACCATTTGGGTTTATGCAGAGGCCTCAGGCGGCAAGGTCGCCTCGATCAGCCTGGAGTTGTTGACCAGGGCCCGCCAGTTGGCTGACACCGTGGAAGCGGTGGTGGGCGGCGATGGCGAGCCGGTTGCCGCGGAGCTCGGTGCTCACGGGGCGACCACGGTCCACGCCACCGGCGATCTGGGCGACGGACTGGCCGGCCCGGCCGTGGCCTCGGCCATTGCTTCGGCCATCGAGGCCGGTTCCGCACCTGACGCAGTGTTGTTCGGCACCACCTACGACGGTCGGGACGTGGCCGGTCGGCTCTCGGTGAAGCTGAACGCCCCGGTCATCACCAACGTCGTGGAATTGGAGCAAGCCGACGGCGCTCTGGTCGGAACCGAGCCGGTTTTCGGCGGCACCGTCAACGTGAGCACCCGGTTCAACGGTTCGGGTGTCGGCTTGTTCTTGGTCCGCCCCAAGTCGTTCGCCGCCGAGGAGTCCGGCGGCGGTCCGGCGGCGGTTTCGGCCCTGTCGGTGCCGGAGCTGGGCGCCACCGGGGCGGCCCGGGTGGTGGACCGCTTCGCCGAGGAGTCCACCGGTCCCAAGCTGGACGAGGCCGGCGTGGTGGTCTCGGGCGGCCGGGGTCTGGGCGAGGCCGAGAAGTACTCCATGATCGAGGACCTGGCCAACCTCTTGGGCGGGGCGGCGGGCGCGTCGCGCGCCATTGTGGACGCCGGCTGGGTTCCCTATTCCCACCAGGTGGGCCAGACCGGCAAAGTGGTCAAGCCCGACGTGTACGTGGCCTGCGGAATCTCCGGGGCCACCCAGCACATGGTGGGCATGAAGGGCTCCAAGAACATCATCGCCATTAACAAAGACGCCGAGGCGCCCATCTTCGGCATCGCCGACCTCGGCGTGGTCGGCGATGTTCACAAGGTGCTGCCCAAGCTGATCGAAGCCCTGCAAGCCCGGGGCTGA
- a CDS encoding SCO1664 family protein, translating to MSQSPSNAESPFRERPALDDADAFEILTAGELDVLGRMPWSSNMTFLVDVHAPESPIVQGVYKPVQGERPLWDFPAGLHKRETAAFELSRALGWDLIPPTVLRDGPLGEGSVQLYVPTDYDEHYFTLREEPAHHRWFQRLCAFDFIINSTDRKGGHILLGHDGRLYGIDNGLSFHCEFKLRTVIWEWAGEPLPEDLAEDVGRLLEEGLPPEVRSLLTLFEQDALLTRATALAEEGRFPVDPSGRRHPWPLV from the coding sequence ATGAGCCAGTCCCCGTCGAATGCGGAATCGCCGTTTCGCGAGCGGCCCGCGCTCGACGACGCCGACGCCTTTGAAATCCTCACCGCCGGTGAGCTGGACGTGCTGGGGCGGATGCCCTGGAGTTCCAACATGACGTTCCTCGTGGATGTCCACGCCCCTGAATCCCCCATCGTCCAGGGGGTGTACAAGCCGGTGCAGGGTGAGCGGCCCCTGTGGGACTTCCCCGCCGGACTCCACAAGCGTGAGACCGCCGCCTTCGAGCTGTCCCGCGCCCTGGGGTGGGATCTGATACCGCCCACCGTGCTCCGAGACGGGCCGCTGGGCGAGGGCTCGGTGCAGCTCTATGTGCCCACCGACTACGACGAGCACTACTTCACCCTGCGGGAGGAACCCGCCCACCATCGGTGGTTCCAGCGGCTGTGCGCGTTCGACTTCATCATCAACAGCACCGACCGCAAGGGTGGCCACATCCTGCTCGGCCACGACGGGCGGCTCTACGGCATCGACAACGGCCTGTCGTTCCACTGCGAGTTCAAATTGCGCACGGTGATCTGGGAATGGGCCGGGGAGCCGCTGCCCGAAGATTTGGCCGAAGACGTCGGGCGCCTGCTGGAAGAGGGCCTGCCCCCCGAGGTGCGCAGCCTGCTCACCTTGTTCGAACAAGATGCTCTGCTAACGCGAGCCACCGCATTGGCCGAAGAGGGCCGATTCCCCGTCGATCCCAGTGGCCGCCGCCATCCCTGGCCCTTGGTCTAG
- a CDS encoding DUF3090 family protein, with the protein MSASFDLNDLEHFTVGTIGPPGQRVFYLQAGVTGTLVSLKLEKQQVAALAEYLDGALREISNDPDSIVPEADIGLIEPLESEWTVGDIGIGYDADADRMLIMATEMPTPEEAEEAEDDLATARFRITRGQVAGFVARARQMVAAGRPPCRYCGAPLNDDGTWCPCSN; encoded by the coding sequence ATGAGCGCTTCTTTCGACCTGAACGACCTCGAGCATTTCACAGTGGGCACCATCGGCCCTCCCGGCCAGCGGGTGTTCTATCTCCAAGCCGGAGTCACCGGCACGCTGGTGTCGCTCAAGCTGGAAAAACAGCAGGTGGCCGCGCTGGCGGAGTATCTAGACGGAGCGCTGAGGGAGATCAGCAACGACCCCGACTCCATCGTCCCCGAGGCCGATATCGGCCTGATCGAGCCCCTGGAATCCGAATGGACGGTGGGCGACATCGGGATCGGCTATGACGCCGACGCCGACCGGATGCTGATAATGGCCACCGAGATGCCCACCCCTGAAGAAGCAGAAGAAGCAGAAGACGACCTGGCCACCGCCCGGTTCCGGATCACCCGGGGCCAGGTGGCCGGCTTCGTCGCCCGGGCCCGACAGATGGTGGCCGCGGGCCGTCCGCCCTGCCGGTACTGCGGCGCTCCGCTTAACGACGACGGCACTTGGTGCCCCTGCTCCAACTGA
- a CDS encoding MSMEG_4193 family putative phosphomutase: MAAKSRKPTLVLFVRHGQTPTTGTVLPGRAPGLHLSDRGREQAEQAAARIAALGSKRIGAVYASPMERARETAAPIARAAGRRVRVLDSLNECDFGRWTGRRLSDLRRRRDWRQVQRSPSSFRFPGGESFAEMQTRMNGAVQSLVARHPGTTVVAVSHADTIKAAVSHASGAHLDMFQRIVVSPCSITAILYSDDGPLVLAVNSTSELKALVPS, translated from the coding sequence ATGGCCGCTAAATCCCGCAAACCCACCTTGGTGTTGTTCGTGCGCCATGGCCAAACCCCCACCACCGGCACGGTGCTGCCCGGACGGGCGCCCGGGCTGCACCTCAGCGACCGGGGCCGAGAACAGGCGGAACAAGCCGCGGCCCGCATCGCCGCATTGGGCTCCAAGCGCATCGGGGCGGTCTACGCCTCGCCCATGGAGCGGGCCCGGGAGACCGCCGCGCCTATTGCCCGGGCGGCGGGACGACGGGTTCGGGTGCTTGACAGCCTCAACGAGTGCGACTTCGGCCGGTGGACCGGTCGGCGGCTCAGCGATCTGCGTCGCCGCCGCGACTGGCGCCAAGTGCAGCGCAGCCCCAGCAGCTTCCGCTTCCCGGGGGGAGAGTCGTTCGCCGAGATGCAGACCCGGATGAACGGCGCCGTGCAATCCCTGGTGGCCCGCCACCCCGGCACCACGGTGGTGGCGGTGTCGCATGCCGACACCATCAAGGCGGCGGTCTCCCACGCCTCGGGCGCCCATTTGGACATGTTCCAGCGGATCGTGGTCTCGCCCTGCTCGATCACCGCCATCCTCTACAGCGACGACGGCCCGCTGGTGCTGGCCGTCAACAGCACGTCTGAGCTGAAAGCGCTCGTGCCGTCATGA
- a CDS encoding uracil-DNA glycosylase: MSADVIACRACPRLVAWREEVAAVKRAAYRDWTYWGRPVPGFGDPDARIVVVGLAPAAHGANRTGRMFTGDRSGDFLYASLHRMGLANQPNATDRDDGLVLSDVYITAPVRCAPPQNKPTPAERDACRPFLVRELELLSRARVFVALGAIGYGAVAAELGVRPRPKFAHGLEAPAPGGQTVVGCYHVSQQNTFTGRLTTDMVDQVFARALALADAVQP, from the coding sequence CTGTCCGCCGATGTTATCGCCTGTCGCGCCTGCCCTCGGCTGGTGGCTTGGCGCGAGGAGGTGGCTGCGGTGAAGCGGGCGGCCTATCGGGACTGGACCTATTGGGGCCGGCCGGTGCCGGGTTTCGGCGACCCCGACGCCCGCATCGTGGTGGTGGGTCTGGCGCCGGCGGCCCACGGCGCCAACCGCACCGGGCGAATGTTCACCGGCGACCGGTCGGGTGACTTCCTGTATGCCTCGCTGCACCGGATGGGGCTGGCCAACCAGCCCAACGCCACCGACCGCGACGACGGGCTGGTGCTGAGCGACGTTTACATCACCGCCCCGGTGCGCTGCGCGCCACCCCAGAACAAGCCCACCCCCGCCGAGCGGGACGCCTGTCGCCCCTTTCTGGTGAGGGAGCTGGAGTTGCTGAGTCGGGCCCGGGTGTTTGTGGCCTTGGGGGCCATCGGCTACGGGGCGGTGGCCGCCGAGTTGGGGGTGCGGCCCCGGCCCAAGTTCGCCCACGGGTTGGAGGCGCCCGCTCCCGGTGGGCAAACGGTGGTGGGCTGCTATCACGTGAGCCAGCAGAACACCTTCACCGGCCGGCTCACCACCGACATGGTCGACCAGGTGTTCGCCCGGGCCTTGGCGCTGGCTGATGCAGTGCAGCCCTAG